GTCCTTAATTTCTGCTCAGCAAAATTCCATCAGCAAAGCCCAGGGACAGCATAATTAGGAAGTCCACTGagattttggtttcatttttattggCAGGTAAATTAGCCTTCAgtaaaaaagctggaaaaataccaaatatCATTATTCTGTTCCACAAACCTCCTGACACATTAGGGATCCATTAGAAGAAATGGAACACAACCAGCACAGCAAAGATCAATACAATTTTAATCAAGAATGTAAAGATCCTTTGTTATCAATTTTTTGTCAAATGTCTTAGTCTCCAATTAATCCTTTACTTACAAATTTGGGCaaagcaggcaggcagagagtTATTGATGAAAACACCCATAACAAGTGTATTTGATTCTGATTCTGCAAAATGTGCAAATTCTTCCTTATTCAGCACTGGGCTTAAGAAtgccaaaaccccaaatgatTTTTCACCTCTTACCTGGGTTTAAACACCTTCAAGCTCCAAGACAATTctgggagaagcagaaaaactcCTTAAAACCATTCAGGGGAACCAGTTCATTGCCAGCTCAGTGGGAGATTGCTGGAATTCAGCCCCTTTCCCCAATTTCTGCTTGCCAGAATGCCACACTGACCTTcacctggagctgtggggtTAGGTCTGTGCAGAATGACAGATGCCAACAACTCTGAGTCCTGGGAGTTCTTTCCGTATTCTTCACATTATCAAATAATTTTGGTTTGTCCACAGTGTGTAGCACTGCCTTCACTtccattaaaaatgcttttttttttccccaatcttTAAAAGATTTAGCTAACTCTGTGTTGTTTATCTAAGCAATGCAGATAATCTCTAGCTTTATCTATAACTTACTGAAGAATCCCAGCAATACTAAAAGCATCTGCATATGCATCCCAAAAatatgaggacaggctgagggatcTGGGGCTGTGCACtctggagaaggctctggggagaccttacaGCCCCTTCCAGTTCTTTAAGGGGTTCCAGGAGAATTGGAGACagactttggacaagggatggaggaatGGGACAAGGGAGAATAGCTTTAAAGTGCCAGAGGGTGTGTTTAGTTggaatattgggaaggaattctcccctgaggtgaggccctggcacaggttgcccagagaagctgtgggtgccccatccctggaaggcCAGCTTGGAGGGGAATTGGAGCAACCTGTCCTAGTGGAAAGTGtctctgcctgtggcaggggctAAAAGGAGAGGAGCTGTAAGgtcccttttccagcccaaatgaTCCAGGCATTCTAGGACAGGAGCCCATACTGCAAACCTGAGCTTGCAGATGCTGCCAGGCTTCGAGAGCCATTCCAAAGGAATTCCTcaatcccagctgtgctcagtaAAACAGGAAGGAGGCAGGAAGGGTGTGAGGAGTGGGATGCCTACCTGAGATAGTCCCTCCTGCAGAGCTTCCTGCCCAGCTTGTAGTAGAGGCGCCTGCCCACCTCGCCGAGCCGGCAGCCACACAGGTCGCAGCTGAGGCAGTCCTCATGCCAGTACTGGTCGATGGCCTTCAGGAAATAGCGGTCCCCGATGTTCTGCTGGCATCCCCCACATGTCAGCAGTGACGGGGGGATCTGCAGCACCTCATCCACCGGCTCCCTGAAGGGGTGAGACAAACCTTGGACAAGGGAAACCCACTCCGAGAGCATCCACGCGAGAAGGAGGACAAGCAAAATGAGTCCCAAGCTCAGACAGGTTGGGACAGGGAGGGTGGTGTCCTCGGTTTTGATCATTTTCAGCAGGACTAAGAAAGGCACCCAAGGGATTTCACACTTTACGttgggaaatggaaatttgaAGACTAAGTTTGACAGTGTCACTTGTCAGAACAGCACAAAATGGATAAACACAACAGCTGATTCTGTTGCCCGACTGGTTTAAGTCTTGCTGCTGATTTTAATAAAGCCAGCATTTTACCTCATGTTGCTGCAggacttcttttttcccttagcCAAGGACATGAATCCCCTGAGATGGGTTTATGCCAACATACCTCAATTATCTGGGATTTACACATCCATGAGTGAATGGAGGCACAAATCTTTATTGTGATATTAGCACTGACTCTTTATGCACctattttgttccttttcctaAAAAGCTTGGAGAGCTAGGATAATTCTGGTAAAAGAAGTGAGAATTTTCTTCTAagtatttctgtgtcttttggggtgatttcacaacttaaaaaaaaaaaagagcaaaaaaattaaaagaaaacagtgccTGAACTCAGTTTTCTAATGTTCTGGGATTCACCTAAACACCagagaagtaaataaaaaaatctactgGATCTATCCCTTAAGCACTTGCTTAATTTCAAACCTGTGGCTAGTAGAGTGGACCccaaattttttcattttattggaTTAGTGCTCCAGCACGGAGTCCCTGAGCAATTTGCTACTGTCATTGGTCTgtcctccctggggctgctgggggcagagGAGACCTACACTGATGAAGAAGCTCTGCTCCCAGTTTCCAGCaggcaacaggaaaaaaattgtattacTCCTGCTTATTTACTGGATCAGCAGTTTTCTGggcaaaaattactttcttcagCAGGGAGGAACGACCTCTGGTCCAAAACTTCTGGACTGAGAAAGTGATCCTGCAGTTTTTATTTAGGCAAGCTGAGCCCTGAGATATTATCTGGTTCTATTCTGCTCTGGTTTCTCCCTTCTAACTTTAaactgctgtgccctgcaagCTATGTCGTAACACCCCTCTCCTGCCAGCTTACCATCCTGtgagttttcattaaaatcacGGGGAACACATGATTAGGCTctgctttttccaaatttttccttttgggcTGCATGCTCCCTTTCCTAACACGTGAGCTCCATGCTGACAACTTCTGAGAGCTTTCCAGTAGAAGGAAGCACACGTCATTATCCTTCATTATCCATTTTTTTGAAACTTTGGAGTGTACCCCAAAATGTTTCATCTGAGGGGTGTTTGGGAATCCCAAGCCAGGTTTCTCTGAGAGCCCTGAGCTCGGGAGCAGCCCAACGGATGTTTATGCAGAGCAACATTCCTGGTTAACGCATTAGGCTTTTGATGTCCACAGGATTCCTAAGCCAGCACTTAAGCCACCAGAACACAAGGcaggtaaataaataaagatttttaaaaaactttgtAGATGAAAGCTGGACATCATTAGGAGCTGGGATTAgctattcttaaaaaaaacagcaTAAAGGAAAATGTAGCATGTAGAACATCATGGAATGAAGTGATTTAATCCCCAAAAGCAGCAGTTCCCAAGTGCTCGTTCTGGGCTCCAAGCGATGGCATTTTTAGTATCTGACAGGAAACAAACCACGAATGACTCAATTTACTGAGAGAGATGTTTTAAGCGTTATCTGGAAATGGAGATtttataatttgtttcttttttcttctctattacCGCGATCCCAGACAAGCCTAAGTGCAGTTCATTAGCACGTTCAGGGCTGAAGTGGCCCTGTCTGTGCTGAGTtaccatccctgggtgtgcagcagggatgggacagcgGGAGCACAGCCCGGGCGAAAGCCTGGATCTGGACACGGAAGCCGGTCCCTTCCCTGAGTGGGAAGCCCGGGGAGGAAAATTCTCATCTCCTGTATCCCGTCCATCAAGTCTGTCTACATGCTCTTAGCAGAACACCCAGCCCCCACCAAAGCTTTCTACGAGCTTTTGGAAGTTGCATTACGAAAACGTGGAAGTTGGGCACCCGCAGCTAACAGCCCTGACCTTTCACGGATGAGCTGCAGCGAGTCGGCCAGATCGGGGATGAGGCAGAGAGGGTCCCTCGGGATGGAAAACCTGAAAGCTTGGGAAGCGGgatgctctctctctctctcgccGAGCATCCCCACCACCCCGCGGTGGGATGAGCGAGTGGGAGATGCCCTGCCCGGGGGGAATCGCGCCTCTCTGCTCCcggctgctccttcccacaaCTTGGGGGGCTCTCCCCAAGCTCCCGCACACTGccagccccgcggggccggggcagcccgGTGTCCGCTGCGGGGGAGAGCGGTCGGAGCGGCGGGGGCCGCCGCCGAAGCCCTCCGGGGCTGCCGGGCACACAATGCCGGCGGCGGCTCCGTCGGGGAGCACGGGCGGCACCGGGAGGCTCCCGGGGACGATGGCGAGCGGGGGACCGGGCAGAAAAAGCGCGCACTTACTCGGAAGGATCGAGGCTTTTCCTCTCGATGGCCGATGACATTGGCAGGGCCGGTTCCTTTGTGGCGTGCCGGTGGTGGGCTctgcccccgccgcccccgcagAGGCTGTCTGCTCGCGGAGCCTTGTCGCCAGCCGCgctgccccgccgccccgcgATGACATTCACAGgatttcctcctgcagcaccgagacacagagacacacacaggggctggggctgcgctCCGGCCCCGCAAggccccccccggccccgcacggcccccccggccccgctgacCTCCCATccccgccgcgctccccccgcgccccgcacggcggggccgctcccgcggcgggcggggggcggcggccgcggccgccaCCGCGGCTCCTCCGCGCTCAGCGGCTCCGCGCGGGCAGCTCCGCACACGCTCCGCGCCCGGGCGGCAGCGCTGAGAGCGGCGGCAGCCGCATCCCCGGGATTATTATTACTCCGTGGCTCAGCCCCGGCTCTCtggtttcatttcctttttcctgatCACGATTCAAATACAATAGAAGGAAATCACACTTAAAGAGACAGCTGCCCGTTTCTTAACTGCACTCCTGGGGATTCGGCAATACAAACAGCAGCATCACGACTCGCTGGGTTCCTTAAAGAGACAGAGCGGGgctccccagagccagggctgggggctgccgAGGCGTTCTCAcgttattattattattccccTACTAACGCTGTCTCTGTGCGGAGGCAGGTGGGCGACCTGAGAATGATCCcgagagctggaaaaaaataagcgCCTGGTTCCGGATTGTGCCGCCTTCTCCGCTGCACAGAGAGCGGCACTCACCATCCCTCTCCTCGCCCTCTCCCTCTCTGACACGAACATGCACATGCCCACACGCACCCATGGGTTTGTGCGGCGCTTGGAGAGCCACAGGTAAAGATCCCGAGCATTATTTGTCCGCCCAGAGTTCAAACCGGTCAGCTCAGTTGTGCCTCATTTATAGCCCCGAGTGAACATTTGCTTCCAGACACCCCCGGATTCCTGGCAAAGCTGTGTAACAAATTTACACCCTTGCACCGCGTGATGCTAATGAGCTGTAAAAGCCGGCGAGTACCAAGTATCGATCTGTAATTAATCCAAGAGATGCCAAAGACGGGGAAAGTCTTGCCTGAATATGTCTATTTTCCCTCCcacccttcctcctctccatcaGCACAGCACATCCCGGAAAGGACTGATTTACAGCGCCGGAGTGAGAACTATTGCAGCAATCCCAGCCTTTGCCAGGCTCTGTGGCATTAGATGCTGGCCCTTGCTGGAGGCAGAGTTCTGGATGGGATGAACAGCTTGCTCTgttaattcctttaaaaacagtaaagaaataTCTGTAATAAAGTCCCAGAGAGTAGTAGTAGCAGCAATATTTCGCTTCTATATTAATTCCCAGAAGAGAAATGTATTTGATGTCTATTTTTATGACTAcattctccctttttcttcagctttttggCAGCTGGGGATATAATATCTGCAATACATTAATGACCCCGATCCAAAGATTAGTAATGTCAGCAGAAGGACTGTTATTCCTTTCAAGGAGCTTTGAACCAAGCTCTTGAAATACTTTAGAGCTATCACTGGTCATTAGAACACATCTTTCTTATTCTTTAAACACATTATCTCCAATGTATTTTAAGCTATTACAGCAGGACAGTCACTCTCATTTCTGTTGAAGGAAAAGGCTCTTTTGTTAGGTTTTCACAGGCAGGACTGAATTATATGATGACTATTTAATTTCTGGCATGTTTACCCTGTGATcagcaaagtaaaataaatgtaaatctTGCCAGAAGACTGAATAACTAAACTATTGCAAGAttgcatgggaaaaaaaaatctgccaggAACTTcacttggttaaaaaaaaagaatcagaaatttaattaaagatGGCTCAAAAACATTCAGAAGGACATcaaacatgtttaaaaatacCCAAGACATTTCTATGAGCTTGATTTCTCCAGTGTCtcaaggtttaaaaaaatataaactctTAAAATATGGAAGGCAAAATTTCCCCGATGATTGGGGTACTCATATTCTGATAAATTCCTGATGGAATAATGTGAGCAACTCCATAATACCAGTAAATGTTCTGATCTCAGAAGTTGTGCACACATTGCAGACACGCTGGCCTGCTGCCtctcttctatttattttcccaaaattcacaGGAAATTAATATGTTTAAGACCTCTGTGCCTTTGTGCATCTACAAGGGTTCAAAAGTTTTGGTGAGGGACAAAAGTATCAACATTGGCACATAAGGAATTACTTAATTCCTTAGAAAAAC
The DNA window shown above is from Camarhynchus parvulus chromosome 5, STF_HiC, whole genome shotgun sequence and carries:
- the LMO2 gene encoding rhombotin-2 isoform X2: MGGGNPVNVIAGRRGSAAGDKAPRADSLCGGGGGRAHHRHATKEPALPMSSAIERKSLDPSEEPVDEVLQIPPSLLTCGGCQQNIGDRYFLKAIDQYWHEDCLSCDLCGCRLGEVGRRLYYKLGRKLCRRDYLRLFGQDGLCASCEKRIRAYEMTMRVKDKVYHLECFKCAACQKHFCVGDRYLLINSDIVCEQDIYEWTKINGMI
- the LMO2 gene encoding rhombotin-2 isoform X1, whose protein sequence is MLLFVLPNPQECRGNPVNVIAGRRGSAAGDKAPRADSLCGGGGGRAHHRHATKEPALPMSSAIERKSLDPSEEPVDEVLQIPPSLLTCGGCQQNIGDRYFLKAIDQYWHEDCLSCDLCGCRLGEVGRRLYYKLGRKLCRRDYLRLFGQDGLCASCEKRIRAYEMTMRVKDKVYHLECFKCAACQKHFCVGDRYLLINSDIVCEQDIYEWTKINGMI
- the LMO2 gene encoding rhombotin-2 isoform X3; translation: MGGNPVNVIAGRRGSAAGDKAPRADSLCGGGGGRAHHRHATKEPALPMSSAIERKSLDPSEEPVDEVLQIPPSLLTCGGCQQNIGDRYFLKAIDQYWHEDCLSCDLCGCRLGEVGRRLYYKLGRKLCRRDYLRLFGQDGLCASCEKRIRAYEMTMRVKDKVYHLECFKCAACQKHFCVGDRYLLINSDIVCEQDIYEWTKINGMI